The following coding sequences are from one Segnochrobactrum spirostomi window:
- a CDS encoding alpha-ketoacid dehydrogenase subunit beta → MAELSYRDAVIRGIAQEMERDERVVMIGEDIAKAGGVFKATVGLYDRFGPRRVRDTPISEQAILGAAMGAAMTGLRPIAEIMFSDFIAVCFDYIANEFPKTRYMTNGQMGCPLVVRTGNGGGVRFGAQHSQSVENWSMMIPGLKVVAPSSPADVVGLMAAAIRDNDPVIFHEHKALYATKGEVPDGEIIDTLGTAKILKAGSDCTIVALAMMVPRSLEAAAILERDHGIKAEVVDLRSLVPLDTRTILGSVAKTGRLFTVEENPRLCGWGAEIASIVADEAFWDLDGPIVRITTPHIPLPAADHLEDLAIPSVDRIVARVSRVMNG, encoded by the coding sequence ATGGCGGAACTGAGCTATCGCGACGCGGTGATCCGCGGCATCGCGCAGGAAATGGAGCGCGACGAGCGCGTCGTCATGATCGGCGAGGACATCGCCAAGGCGGGCGGCGTCTTCAAGGCGACCGTCGGTCTCTATGACCGCTTCGGGCCGCGCCGCGTCCGCGACACCCCGATCTCGGAGCAGGCCATCCTCGGTGCCGCCATGGGCGCGGCGATGACCGGCTTGAGGCCGATCGCCGAGATCATGTTCTCGGACTTCATCGCGGTCTGCTTCGACTATATCGCCAACGAATTCCCCAAGACCCGCTACATGACCAACGGCCAGATGGGCTGCCCGCTGGTGGTGCGCACCGGCAACGGCGGCGGCGTCCGCTTCGGTGCCCAGCACTCCCAGTCGGTCGAGAACTGGTCGATGATGATCCCGGGGCTGAAGGTCGTCGCGCCGTCGTCGCCGGCCGACGTGGTCGGCCTGATGGCCGCCGCCATCCGCGACAACGATCCGGTGATCTTCCATGAGCACAAGGCGCTCTACGCCACCAAGGGCGAGGTGCCGGACGGCGAGATCATCGACACCCTCGGGACGGCGAAGATCCTGAAGGCGGGCAGCGATTGCACCATCGTCGCGCTCGCGATGATGGTGCCGCGCTCGCTCGAGGCGGCGGCGATCCTGGAACGCGACCACGGCATCAAGGCCGAGGTCGTCGACCTGCGCTCGCTGGTGCCGCTCGACACCCGGACGATCCTCGGTTCGGTCGCCAAGACCGGCCGGCTCTTCACCGTCGAGGAAAATCCCCGCCTATGCGGCTGGGGTGCCGAGATCGCCTCGATCGTCGCCGACGAGGCGTTCTGGGATCTCGACGGACCGATCGTCCGCATCACCACGCCGCACATCCCGCTGCCGGCCGCCGACCATCTCGAAGATCTCGCGATCCCCTCGGTGGATCGGATCGTCGCGCGGGTCAGCCGCGTCATGAACGGGTAG
- a CDS encoding CobW family GTP-binding protein, which translates to MLAFEKPDDRTDHGRTAPADPPRVPITIVTGYLGSGKTTLISALLQAPEMAGTAVIVNELADVGIDQSVIADAGASGVVLLSNGCLCCARGTDLANAVRQLLAFGPAGGRPIERVLIETSGAADPGPLVRQVCFDPHLRSRLRYGGVLCLFDAAFGPDHLDRDPVGYRQLALADMVLVTKTDLVDPEATAAVIARLRALNAVPLVTTEPSDAGDFLSGRSREAGRAGSPTWLGTGAEAAEVTHAAEIGSWSIRASAPIDWPIAEQAMRTLFDRHGDHILRTKGIIHTRDDARPLVIHGIGRHFHRPLRLRGWDGAAGEGGEGRAPATRLVVIGFPPSQQAAEEIAAVLGGVATKDAPLARF; encoded by the coding sequence GTGCTCGCCTTCGAGAAGCCAGACGATCGGACAGACCACGGCCGCACGGCGCCGGCCGATCCGCCGCGCGTGCCGATCACCATCGTCACCGGCTATCTCGGAAGCGGCAAGACCACCCTCATCTCGGCGCTGTTGCAGGCGCCGGAGATGGCGGGCACGGCCGTGATCGTCAACGAGCTCGCCGATGTCGGGATCGACCAGTCGGTCATCGCCGATGCGGGCGCGTCCGGCGTCGTCCTGCTCTCGAACGGCTGTCTGTGCTGCGCGCGCGGCACCGATCTCGCCAATGCGGTCCGCCAGCTCCTTGCGTTCGGCCCGGCCGGCGGGCGGCCGATCGAACGGGTGCTGATCGAAACGAGCGGCGCGGCGGACCCGGGCCCGCTCGTCAGGCAGGTCTGCTTCGACCCGCATCTGCGCAGCCGGCTACGCTATGGCGGCGTCTTGTGCCTGTTCGACGCGGCGTTCGGGCCGGACCATCTCGACCGCGATCCGGTCGGCTACCGGCAGCTCGCGCTCGCCGACATGGTGCTCGTCACCAAAACGGACCTCGTCGACCCCGAGGCGACGGCGGCCGTGATCGCGCGGCTGCGCGCGCTCAATGCCGTTCCGCTCGTCACGACCGAGCCGTCGGATGCCGGCGATTTCCTGAGCGGACGGAGCCGCGAGGCCGGCCGCGCCGGCAGCCCGACGTGGCTCGGCACCGGCGCCGAGGCGGCCGAGGTCACGCATGCGGCGGAGATCGGCTCGTGGTCGATCCGGGCGAGCGCGCCGATCGATTGGCCGATCGCCGAGCAGGCGATGCGCACCCTGTTCGACCGCCACGGCGACCACATCCTGAGGACGAAGGGCATCATCCACACCCGGGACGATGCTCGCCCGCTGGTCATCCACGGCATCGGCCGGCACTTCCACCGGCCGCTGCGCCTGCGCGGCTGGGACGGCGCCGCCGGTGAGGGCGGCGAGGGCAGGGCGCCCGCGACGCGGCTCGTGGTGATCGGGTTCCCGCCGTCGCAGCAGGCGGCGGAAGAGATCGCCGCCGTGCTCGGCGGCGTGGCGACCAAAGATGCGCCGCTCGCGCGGTTCTAA
- a CDS encoding CobW family GTP-binding protein: MTSGSAEANARIPVTLVTGFLGSGKTTLINAALKAPELADTVVVVNEFGEVGLDHSLYSRSNDAVIVLENGCLCCTVRSDLVATLNSLFHARQAGEIPRFRHMIIETSGLAEPGPVLQAFLSEPTLDGLYRVARVVTLVDAVNWRDTAREHDEAVRQVAFADEIRITKLDMAPDGADARLSADLRRINSAAAIAPVERTTAAIAALLSTDGFDPADPSADPRRWLALSHYEAHDAHGHHHACGPECDDPDHHHDHDDHHHHNADHFAARGIESFVLKRENPLSRDELQFLLDGIGQNLGTGLLRVKGLVNVAEEPGRPAVIQGAQHLLHTMTWLDQWPDDDHRTRIVFITQGIARQSLSEVIELLDRMAARTFKARERARQARADQAAS; encoded by the coding sequence ATGACAAGTGGGTCCGCGGAGGCGAACGCGAGAATTCCGGTGACGCTCGTCACCGGTTTCCTCGGCAGCGGCAAGACGACGCTGATCAATGCGGCCCTGAAGGCCCCGGAGCTCGCCGACACGGTCGTCGTCGTCAACGAGTTCGGCGAGGTCGGGCTCGATCATTCGCTCTATTCGCGCTCGAACGATGCGGTGATCGTGCTCGAGAACGGCTGCCTCTGCTGCACCGTGCGCAGCGATCTCGTCGCGACCCTCAACAGCCTGTTCCACGCCCGGCAGGCGGGGGAGATCCCCCGCTTCCGGCACATGATCATCGAGACTTCGGGGCTCGCCGAGCCGGGCCCCGTCCTCCAGGCGTTCCTGTCGGAGCCGACCCTCGATGGGCTCTACCGGGTGGCGCGGGTCGTCACTTTGGTCGACGCGGTCAACTGGCGGGACACGGCGCGGGAGCATGACGAGGCGGTGCGCCAGGTCGCCTTCGCCGACGAAATCCGCATCACCAAGCTCGACATGGCGCCGGATGGTGCGGACGCGCGCCTGTCGGCCGATCTTCGCCGCATCAATTCGGCCGCCGCGATCGCGCCGGTCGAACGGACGACGGCCGCGATTGCGGCGCTCCTCTCGACGGACGGCTTCGATCCCGCCGACCCCTCCGCCGACCCGCGGCGCTGGCTCGCCCTGTCGCATTACGAGGCGCACGACGCGCACGGTCACCATCACGCCTGCGGGCCGGAATGCGACGATCCGGACCATCATCACGACCACGACGATCATCACCATCATAACGCCGACCATTTCGCGGCGCGCGGGATCGAGTCCTTCGTGCTTAAGCGGGAGAACCCGCTGTCGCGCGACGAACTGCAGTTTCTGCTCGATGGGATCGGCCAGAATCTCGGAACCGGGCTGCTCCGCGTCAAAGGGCTCGTCAACGTGGCGGAGGAGCCCGGCCGGCCGGCGGTGATCCAGGGCGCGCAGCATCTCCTGCACACCATGACCTGGCTCGACCAATGGCCGGACGATGACCACCGCACGCGGATCGTCTTCATCACCCAAGGCATCGCGCGGCAGAGCCTGTCGGAGGTCATCGAACTCCTCGACCGCATGGCGGCCCGCACCTTCAAGGCGCGCGAGCGCGCCCGCCAAGCGCGGGCCGACCAAGCGGCGTCCTGA
- a CDS encoding dihydrolipoamide acetyltransferase family protein, with protein sequence MADTIIMPQLGETVAEGKILTWFKKIGDAVAPGDRLFEVETDKVTIDVEAIASGTITAIAVGDGETATIGTVVAVLDGAVAAPAAVAPPAAEPVANEAPTLRHEPVPPPSVTIHPAGPLDPFEEVRTPVGRFGNRDGLAGLKVTPLARRLIAQSGADTRAIADIVRGRQGHRVGRADVEAVLATAKQAPAPVQPVAPAPRPQAPTPSPAAAGGTVIPLNAIRQRTGERLAENWRTIPHVFQAVEVDFTRIDKARLAHREAFKAATGLSLTYLPFIARATAMALTAFPQANARFEAGTLYANADVNLGIAVDLGHNGLVVPVVRQADGMTVAGLAKAIGRLVQKARAGKLGLDDLSGGTYSISNNGAFGTLFTTPIINAPQVAILSTDAIRPRPAVVRTEAGDVIVPRLMGMVGQSFDHRAFDGAYSAAFLSHLKTILEERDWHAELA encoded by the coding sequence ATGGCGGACACCATCATCATGCCGCAGCTCGGCGAGACCGTCGCCGAAGGCAAAATCCTGACCTGGTTCAAGAAGATCGGCGACGCCGTCGCGCCCGGGGACCGGCTTTTCGAGGTCGAGACCGACAAGGTGACGATCGACGTCGAGGCGATTGCGAGCGGAACCATCACGGCGATCGCCGTCGGCGACGGTGAGACGGCGACGATCGGCACGGTCGTCGCCGTGCTCGACGGCGCCGTGGCGGCGCCTGCTGCGGTCGCGCCTCCCGCGGCCGAGCCGGTGGCGAACGAAGCGCCGACCTTGCGCCACGAGCCGGTGCCACCGCCTTCGGTGACGATCCACCCGGCGGGACCGCTCGATCCGTTCGAGGAGGTTCGCACCCCCGTCGGCCGGTTCGGCAACCGCGACGGCCTCGCGGGGCTGAAGGTGACGCCGCTCGCCCGTCGGCTGATCGCCCAGAGCGGTGCCGACACGCGGGCGATCGCGGACATCGTGCGGGGCCGCCAGGGCCACCGCGTCGGCCGCGCCGATGTCGAAGCCGTCCTTGCGACCGCTAAACAGGCCCCTGCGCCGGTGCAGCCGGTGGCACCGGCGCCGCGGCCGCAGGCGCCTACACCGTCGCCGGCCGCCGCGGGCGGGACCGTGATCCCGCTCAACGCGATCCGCCAGCGCACCGGCGAACGGCTCGCCGAGAACTGGCGGACCATCCCCCACGTCTTCCAGGCGGTCGAGGTCGATTTCACCCGCATCGACAAGGCGCGGCTCGCGCATCGCGAGGCGTTCAAGGCGGCGACCGGCCTGTCGCTGACCTATCTGCCCTTCATCGCGCGGGCGACGGCGATGGCGCTCACCGCCTTCCCGCAGGCGAACGCGCGCTTCGAGGCCGGCACGCTTTATGCGAACGCGGACGTCAATCTCGGCATCGCCGTCGACCTCGGCCACAACGGTCTCGTCGTCCCGGTGGTGCGTCAAGCCGACGGCATGACCGTCGCAGGGTTGGCCAAGGCGATCGGGCGGCTCGTCCAGAAGGCGCGCGCCGGCAAGCTCGGCCTCGACGACCTCTCCGGCGGCACCTATTCGATCAGCAACAACGGCGCCTTCGGCACCTTGTTCACGACGCCGATCATCAACGCCCCGCAGGTGGCGATCCTGTCGACCGACGCCATCCGGCCCCGACCGGCGGTGGTGCGGACCGAGGCCGGCGACGTCATCGTGCCGCGCCTCATGGGCATGGTCGGCCAGAGCTTCGACCACCGCGCCTTCGACGGCGCCTATTCGGCGGCCTTTCTCAGCCACCTCAAGACGATCCTCGAAGAACGCGACTGGCATGCGGAGCTCGCTTGA
- a CDS encoding NAD(P)/FAD-dependent oxidoreductase: MTADDREVAGDFECVVIGGGVVGLAVARALALAGIETLLVEKEARFGTATSSRNSGVVHSGIYYPKDSLKARLCVEGRDRLYAYAAAKGVPVRRCGKIIVATTEAEIATLDHLIRRAVANGVTDLAFLSGAEAAALEPDVAAVAALLSPSTGIVDTQALIDALEADATAAGATLALHSRALRIAPEGGRIVTEIESDGMARIASRWVINAAGLAAPEIAGAVADARPESRPTAYYARGNYFAYSGATRFSHLVYPVPEPGGLGIHLTLDLAGGVRFGPDVEWIEAIDYGVNPARKEAFVRSIRRYWPAIDPDRLQPAYSGIRPKIAPPGTEAPDFLIQRETDHGVPGLIHLLGIESPGLTASLAIAAHVCGLVTGRTSEP, from the coding sequence ATGACGGCCGACGACCGCGAGGTGGCCGGGGATTTCGAATGCGTCGTGATCGGCGGCGGGGTCGTCGGGCTCGCCGTCGCGCGGGCCCTCGCTCTTGCCGGGATCGAGACCCTGCTCGTCGAGAAGGAAGCGCGCTTCGGGACGGCGACCTCGTCGCGCAACAGCGGCGTCGTCCATTCCGGGATCTATTATCCGAAGGACAGCCTCAAGGCGCGGCTCTGCGTCGAGGGGCGCGACCGGCTCTATGCCTATGCGGCGGCGAAAGGCGTGCCCGTCCGCCGCTGCGGCAAGATCATCGTCGCGACCACCGAGGCCGAGATCGCCACGCTCGACCATCTCATCCGGCGCGCCGTCGCGAACGGCGTCACCGACCTCGCCTTCCTCTCCGGCGCCGAAGCGGCGGCCCTGGAGCCCGATGTCGCCGCCGTCGCCGCGCTGCTCTCCCCTTCGACCGGGATCGTCGACACACAGGCGTTGATCGACGCGCTCGAAGCCGATGCGACGGCCGCCGGCGCGACGCTGGCGCTCCACAGCCGGGCGCTCCGCATCGCGCCGGAGGGCGGGCGGATCGTCACCGAGATCGAATCCGACGGGATGGCGCGGATCGCCAGCCGCTGGGTCATCAATGCCGCCGGGCTCGCGGCGCCGGAGATCGCGGGGGCAGTCGCGGACGCGCGGCCCGAAAGCCGGCCGACGGCCTACTACGCGCGGGGCAACTATTTTGCTTATTCCGGCGCGACGCGGTTCAGCCATCTGGTCTATCCGGTGCCGGAGCCGGGCGGGCTCGGCATCCATCTGACCTTGGACCTCGCCGGCGGCGTCCGCTTCGGCCCGGATGTCGAATGGATCGAGGCGATCGATTATGGGGTGAACCCGGCCCGCAAGGAGGCGTTTGTCCGCTCGATCCGCCGCTACTGGCCGGCGATCGATCCCGACAGGCTCCAGCCAGCCTATAGCGGCATCCGCCCGAAGATCGCGCCGCCGGGCACCGAGGCGCCGGATTTCCTGATCCAGCGCGAGACCGACCACGGCGTGCCCGGTCTGATCCATCTCCTCGGCATCGAATCCCCGGGCCTCACCGCCTCGCTCGCCATTGCGGCACACGTCTGCGGCCTCGTCACGGGGCGAACGTCCGAACCGTAA
- a CDS encoding SDR family NAD(P)-dependent oxidoreductase, producing the protein MAKILEGKIALVTGGARGVGCEVVRRLAREGADVAFLYGTSEAAARETEKEAGALGVRAKGYHANLENPETLPDVAKAVLADFGRIDILVNCAGIFTVGMIGDIAFPDYERAMNVNLDSVYYLTSEVSKTMQPGSRIINISSTLAERAGGAAIAVYNATKAGVSSLARSWAHDLGARGILVNAIQPGHINTDMNPDTTDYHHEMVKRIPLARYAEPAEIAGVVAFLAGPDAAYITGATINVDGGLNG; encoded by the coding sequence ATGGCGAAGATTCTGGAGGGCAAGATCGCCCTCGTCACCGGTGGCGCCCGCGGCGTCGGCTGTGAGGTGGTCCGGCGGCTCGCCCGCGAGGGCGCCGATGTCGCGTTCCTGTACGGCACGTCTGAAGCCGCGGCGCGCGAGACGGAGAAGGAAGCGGGGGCGCTCGGCGTCCGCGCCAAGGGCTATCACGCCAACCTGGAAAATCCCGAGACGCTGCCCGACGTGGCGAAGGCGGTGCTCGCCGATTTCGGCCGGATCGACATCCTGGTCAACTGCGCCGGGATCTTCACCGTCGGCATGATCGGCGACATCGCGTTCCCCGATTATGAGCGCGCGATGAACGTCAATCTCGACTCGGTCTATTATCTGACGAGCGAAGTCTCGAAGACGATGCAGCCGGGCAGCCGCATCATCAACATCTCGAGCACGCTCGCGGAGCGGGCCGGCGGCGCGGCGATCGCCGTCTACAACGCGACCAAGGCCGGGGTGAGCAGCCTCGCGCGGAGCTGGGCCCACGATCTCGGCGCCCGCGGCATCCTCGTCAACGCGATCCAGCCCGGCCACATCAACACCGACATGAACCCGGACACGACCGACTATCATCACGAGATGGTCAAGCGCATCCCGCTCGCCCGCTATGCCGAGCCCGCGGAGATTGCCGGCGTCGTCGCGTTCCTGGCCGGACCGGACGCCGCCTACATCACCGGCGCGACGATCAATGTCGACGGCGGGCTGAACGGCTGA
- a CDS encoding M24 family metallopeptidase, which produces MKYNSPHSTASWGTTAKDWEQGIDYHRLSKDRLRRAQEAIRFAGLGGVLCFNFDNIRYVTSTHIGEWARDKFFRYALCPAEGSPFLWDPAPPAKRLSSPWIADNVAAPITTMQGAIPPGMNVARDFARQIKKALVHYGIDKEPLGIDIMEIGMLRALEAEGIEVVDGAQALLDAREIKTGDEIELLKMAAAMVDATYVDIARAIRPGTKENELVAIANDRLFRMGSERVECVNSVSGRRGRPHSHTFSDRMIQPGDMIFLDIMHSFNGYRTCYYRTFICGEPNKHQIDAYETASKWISASIDMIRPGVTPDEVAAVWPDAHEFGYRDEEEAFLLQYGHGVGLSLWERPIFSKRFRGQNTPLKEGMVFALETWKGSDDGSGAARIEEEVVVTKDGCEIITNFPSDRLISCGLPGCEVF; this is translated from the coding sequence ATGAAATATAACAGCCCCCATTCGACCGCGTCCTGGGGTACGACCGCCAAGGACTGGGAACAGGGCATCGACTATCACCGCCTGTCGAAGGATCGGCTGCGCCGCGCGCAGGAGGCGATCCGTTTTGCCGGGCTCGGCGGCGTGCTCTGCTTCAACTTCGACAACATCCGCTATGTGACGTCGACCCACATCGGCGAATGGGCACGCGACAAGTTCTTCCGCTATGCGCTCTGCCCGGCCGAAGGCTCGCCGTTTCTCTGGGATCCGGCGCCGCCGGCGAAGCGGCTGTCCTCGCCCTGGATCGCGGACAATGTCGCCGCGCCGATCACGACCATGCAGGGCGCCATTCCGCCCGGCATGAACGTCGCCCGCGACTTCGCCCGTCAGATCAAGAAGGCCCTCGTCCATTACGGCATCGACAAGGAGCCGCTCGGCATCGACATCATGGAGATCGGGATGCTCCGGGCACTCGAGGCCGAGGGCATCGAGGTCGTCGATGGTGCCCAGGCGCTGCTCGATGCGCGCGAGATCAAGACCGGGGACGAGATCGAGCTCCTGAAGATGGCGGCCGCGATGGTCGATGCGACCTATGTCGACATCGCCCGCGCGATCCGCCCCGGCACCAAGGAGAACGAGCTCGTCGCGATCGCCAACGACCGCCTGTTCCGCATGGGCTCGGAGCGGGTGGAGTGCGTCAACTCGGTCTCGGGGCGCCGCGGCCGGCCGCATTCCCACACGTTCTCGGACCGCATGATCCAGCCGGGAGACATGATCTTTCTCGACATCATGCACTCCTTCAACGGCTACCGGACCTGCTATTATCGCACCTTCATCTGCGGCGAGCCGAACAAGCACCAGATCGACGCCTACGAGACCGCGTCGAAGTGGATCAGCGCCTCGATCGACATGATCCGCCCGGGCGTCACCCCGGACGAGGTCGCCGCGGTGTGGCCGGACGCCCACGAGTTCGGTTATCGGGACGAGGAGGAAGCCTTCCTCCTGCAATATGGCCACGGCGTCGGCCTGTCGCTCTGGGAACGGCCGATCTTCTCCAAGCGCTTCCGCGGCCAGAACACGCCGCTCAAGGAGGGCATGGTGTTCGCCCTCGAAACGTGGAAGGGCTCGGACGACGGGTCGGGCGCCGCGCGCATCGAGGAGGAGGTCGTGGTGACCAAGGACGGGTGCGAGATCATCACCAACTTCCCGTCCGATCGCCTGATCTCCTGCGGTCTGCCCGGCTGCGAGGTGTTCTGA
- a CDS encoding thiamine pyrophosphate-dependent dehydrogenase E1 component subunit alpha translates to MNRKGGTTAVTVQSANDDIGIEKRLELYRLQVEIRDCEKRAYDLFMQNLIKGTSHLSLGQEAIAAAFGVAMEKNDKSFCTYRGHAHTLARGVGMEKMLGELMLRDVGLMRGKGGSMHLTSVEHGVMGSYAIIGAHLPIACGSAWRAQYLGEPDVAVCFFGDGTTNIGAFHEALNFAAIWKLPVVFVCENNLYMEYTPIHEVIPVENPAGDRAGAYGLEKIVIDGNDADVVFRTARAAIEKARAGEGPSLIEALTYRHSGHSRADPAKYRPSGELEKWLERDPLKIYRARLEEHGVAGDTIAAIEAESKRKVDEATEVCKASPPAPVELLTTDVYADGGWAWRN, encoded by the coding sequence ATGAATCGAAAGGGCGGCACGACTGCCGTGACCGTGCAGTCGGCCAATGACGATATCGGCATCGAGAAGAGACTCGAGCTTTACCGGCTACAAGTCGAAATTCGGGATTGCGAGAAGCGCGCCTATGATCTGTTCATGCAGAACTTGATCAAGGGAACGAGCCATTTGTCTTTGGGGCAGGAGGCGATTGCTGCCGCCTTCGGCGTCGCGATGGAGAAGAATGACAAGTCGTTCTGCACCTATCGCGGCCATGCCCACACGCTGGCGCGCGGCGTCGGCATGGAGAAGATGCTCGGCGAACTGATGCTGCGCGATGTCGGGCTGATGCGCGGCAAAGGCGGCTCGATGCACCTGACCTCCGTCGAGCACGGTGTCATGGGATCTTACGCCATCATCGGCGCCCATCTCCCGATCGCCTGCGGCTCGGCCTGGCGGGCGCAATATCTCGGCGAGCCGGACGTCGCGGTCTGCTTCTTCGGCGACGGCACGACGAACATCGGCGCCTTCCACGAGGCGCTCAATTTCGCGGCGATTTGGAAGCTGCCGGTCGTCTTCGTCTGCGAGAACAATCTCTACATGGAATATACGCCGATCCACGAGGTGATCCCGGTCGAGAACCCGGCTGGCGACCGCGCAGGGGCCTATGGGCTCGAAAAGATCGTGATCGACGGCAACGATGCCGACGTCGTCTTCCGCACCGCGCGGGCCGCGATCGAGAAGGCGCGCGCCGGCGAGGGCCCGTCGCTCATCGAGGCGCTGACCTATCGCCATTCCGGCCATTCGCGCGCCGATCCGGCCAAATATCGCCCGTCGGGCGAGCTCGAAAAATGGCTGGAGCGCGATCCCTTGAAGATCTACCGCGCGCGGCTCGAAGAGCACGGCGTGGCGGGCGACACGATCGCGGCCATCGAGGCGGAGAGCAAGCGCAAGGTCGACGAGGCGACGGAGGTCTGCAAGGCCTCGCCGCCGGCGCCGGTCGAGCTCCTGACGACGGACGTCTACGCCGATGGGGGCTGGGCATGGCGGAACTGA
- a CDS encoding extracellular solute-binding protein — translation MTEHEILRIIAFLERVRSPFQDMIPIAEEDPSWNIILYLMKQSLLGTPVTISTLASVAKIPYATAMRRIHEMIAAGHIVKKPARDGGRTFVLLPSEALGETFVAYAKRVKSLLAETFGMRSNPEEDEAFYFGGSYFAAQIIPPPRLIESLFSGKRELRFLLNDDNYFHAMSNMWADFRNNISSRKNFDLRKLPDLHARVIENSEQPKSAYDIVAINAPWLGEAVKKDVLLPLDDFIDNSTISPLDFHTSVWSMGTWNGKQYGVPIYCTIELLAARKDIFEPEGYRYPTTFDETVAAARHFHNPARGLYGIAWNGGAGMPVASTFMFLMACCGESILNLPKSRPFFTVDKASGEQLRPHVLCEAGFNVLDYLHRLVEYSPPDILTMDWDRRTTAFLNGSTAMAYCWTVRAARFETDIGSVVRHKVAYLQQPRGPAGTSNNPIGGFLLGIPRNLPKEQVELAFEAIAWMASPEAMKAGVRNGFPVAPRFSVSADPEAAATSPIVSIVDRLAKRNMLKSWPRPPVPEYLAIELALGTEIHRALSGEVTDRQALENAQARIDAIMRAAGHY, via the coding sequence ATGACCGAGCATGAGATCTTGCGGATCATCGCGTTCCTGGAGCGCGTCCGCAGCCCCTTCCAGGACATGATCCCGATCGCCGAGGAAGATCCCTCCTGGAACATCATCCTCTATCTGATGAAGCAGAGCCTGCTCGGCACGCCGGTGACGATCTCGACGCTCGCCTCGGTCGCGAAGATTCCCTACGCGACGGCGATGCGGCGGATCCACGAGATGATCGCGGCGGGACACATCGTGAAGAAGCCGGCCCGTGACGGCGGCCGCACCTTCGTTCTCCTGCCGAGCGAAGCCCTCGGTGAGACCTTCGTCGCCTACGCCAAGCGCGTGAAATCCCTGCTCGCCGAGACCTTCGGCATGCGCTCGAACCCAGAAGAGGACGAGGCCTTCTATTTCGGCGGCTCCTATTTCGCCGCTCAGATCATCCCGCCGCCGCGGCTCATCGAGAGCCTGTTCTCGGGCAAGCGCGAGCTGCGTTTCCTGCTCAACGACGACAATTATTTCCACGCGATGTCGAACATGTGGGCCGACTTCCGCAACAACATCTCGTCGCGGAAGAATTTCGACCTGCGCAAGCTGCCCGACCTCCACGCCCGCGTCATCGAGAACAGCGAGCAGCCGAAATCGGCCTACGACATCGTCGCGATCAACGCGCCATGGCTCGGCGAGGCGGTCAAGAAGGACGTCCTGCTGCCGCTCGACGACTTCATCGACAACAGCACCATCTCGCCGCTCGATTTCCACACCTCGGTCTGGTCGATGGGGACGTGGAACGGCAAGCAATATGGCGTGCCGATCTATTGCACCATCGAACTCCTCGCCGCGCGCAAGGACATCTTCGAGCCCGAGGGCTACCGCTACCCCACCACCTTCGACGAGACGGTCGCGGCCGCGCGGCATTTCCACAATCCCGCTCGGGGGCTCTACGGCATCGCCTGGAACGGCGGCGCGGGCATGCCGGTCGCCTCGACCTTCATGTTCCTGATGGCATGCTGCGGCGAATCGATCCTCAACCTGCCGAAGTCACGCCCCTTCTTCACCGTGGACAAGGCGAGCGGCGAGCAGCTCCGGCCGCACGTGCTGTGCGAGGCGGGCTTCAACGTGCTCGATTATCTGCATCGCCTCGTCGAATATTCGCCGCCCGACATCCTCACCATGGATTGGGACCGCCGCACCACGGCGTTCCTGAACGGCTCGACCGCCATGGCCTATTGCTGGACGGTGCGCGCGGCGCGGTTCGAGACCGACATCGGCTCGGTCGTGCGCCACAAGGTGGCCTATCTGCAGCAGCCGCGCGGACCTGCCGGCACGTCCAACAACCCGATCGGCGGCTTCCTGCTCGGCATCCCGCGCAACCTGCCGAAGGAACAGGTCGAACTCGCCTTCGAGGCGATCGCCTGGATGGCCTCGCCGGAGGCGATGAAGGCGGGCGTGCGCAACGGTTTCCCCGTCGCGCCGCGCTTCTCCGTCTCCGCCGACCCGGAGGCGGCGGCGACCTCGCCGATCGTCTCGATCGTCGACCGGCTGGCGAAGCGCAACATGCTGAAATCCTGGCCGCGGCCGCCGGTCCCGGAATATCTCGCGATCGAGCTCGCCCTGGGGACCGAGATCCATCGCGCCCTCTCGGGCGAGGTGACGGACCGGCAGGCGCTGGAGAACGCCCAGGCCCGTATCGACGCGATCATGCGCGCCGCCGGCCATTATTGA